The following DNA comes from Dermochelys coriacea isolate rDerCor1 chromosome 21, rDerCor1.pri.v4, whole genome shotgun sequence.
atgtcagttcataacaaaacaatgtgcatttttcattttgacttttgtccaaaaatagaaaaatgtaatgGTAATGAATTTGTTTCACAAAAAGGTTAGATTTTACATTATACACTTAAAGTAAACACCTTTGATCAGTCCTACCGAGGagttgggaggaggagaagaggtaaGGAGGCTAAAATGGGTTAAAGAAAAGTTAGTAGCCCTGACAGTTTAACATAGCACTTGCCTGGGTTCAGGTTGTTTTGGTAAGCAGTTTGCATTGATTTAATTTCATACTGTAGGAGAAATTCATATAAATCAATTCCAGTTGAGCATACTTTCTAGTTTTCACACCTTTGTTCCTATAGATTTGCCTCATCTGGTTGTTTTCTTGTGGAGATTTTTCTTAATTCTAATCATTATAATGAAAGAAAAGTAAcgaaacaagaaagaaaaaaacatttcacagcCAGATCTGTGCCTCGGGAACTGTGATCCATAGAGCATGGGCAGCGAGATATTGCAAACAAAGAGCTCCTCTGGTGAGGTCCTGAACACCCTCAACTCCTGTTGACCACAATAGGAATGTGCAGGGTGCTGcgcacctcacaggattgagtCCAGAATGCATTGCAGTCTTTCATGTTTCTTAAAATGTGCAAAAATGTTATGGAAGTTTTGTGGTATTGACAACTCTTATATTTTCTCAGGAGTCTCATAATAGttagtatttttcttaaatctccagctcctgaagtcaagtGACTACATGGCTATATCAGCTGTCTTTTTTGTTGTCGTTTTAAAGTAAGCTCCTAGCCCCAGGGGTTCCAGAGAAAAGCTTGACTGGAGTGTAACTCTAGTGGTTGAGAAACCAGGGGGCAAATAAAAGAGCCCAATGTgtattatcttttaaaaatctcatcattTTTAAGACAGTCTTGTTGTGGTGGTGGGTACTGACCAGAAATGGGCAAAGAATGGATTTTTCAGCTCACGGGCaattccaaaacatttaaaatataaaactgtcTTAggtcaaactgaaaacaattttttaattttttttttaggagaattgaaaagtacaaaaaaaattcAACGTGAAACTAAAAAATGGACCCAGCTCTAGCCCTGACTCACGAGTTTTGAATGTGTATGGTTGGCAGTTCTGGTTCTGAGACTCTGGGTTGGGCCCCGATGCCCTTGTGTGGCACTTGGATGGACACACTGAATAAAACAAATGTGCTAAACAGATGGCCTTGTTCCCAGCCACACCCACATCCTCTTGTCCTCTCCTTTGCACATGCGCGGGGGCTTGCCACTCAAGTGCCATCTGCCGCAAAGACAGTTCCAGGTGCCGATCTCATTTGCTGTAAGGATGTGCAAACATTTGCTCTTAGCATGCCTGGCTCAGGGGTCTTTCTATGAGACTAGCACAGgaagttaacttttttttattgcctAGTGCATTTACTGCCCAAATATTATGATCCAATATATACAGCATGTACCAGATTCTCCATTACATGGCAGCAGCTCTAGCAACACTGAATCCAGGCACAAGGCTGTTTtgccagagcagagcagagcagtgagAACATATTGGCAAATCTGCCCTGATGCATCCACCTGCAGGAATGCATCCTATACACAAAATATTGACTCTTTCCTGGGCAATGCCATCTTGCAGGCACTGTGTCTTGTTACATTCTAAGCCTTTGTGAAAGGAGAAAGGATGGCGCTTGCCCACGCAGAGAGGAGCATTTCAAGATCCCTCTTGGTTTGCTTGTTGTCATTATCAGCAGCCACAAGTTGTACCTGAGCTTGGCCTAAGGAGGAGCATGGGGGGTTATTGTGGAAGGGGTTATAGGGCATATCAGGCATTTAATGCTGACGAGCTAAACCGCTTTGCAACCTGTGCCCCTGGGGCTGCTCACACTGACCAGGGGATCGTCACCTGCTTTCTTGACTGGGCTCCATGTGCCCCTTTCTGGGTCACTTTTGCCAGCCCATTTTCAGATGTCACCAGCCTCGACTCTCAGCCCTTCTAGTTCACCTTCCcctggactgggaggcagggggtgtAAATGCACTCTCCATGGCTGGGAAGTGGTGGTCGCTCTGCTCCCTCTCTCTATGGGTGGGGGCCGGCTATGGAAGCTGCAGTCTCCCTGGGCAGGGGCAGCTCTGGAAGCTGCGGTCTATCTATGGGCGGGGGCCGGCTGTGGAAACTGCGGTCTCCCTAGGCAGGGGCTGGCTATGGAAGCTGCGGTCTCCCTGGGCGGAGGCCAGCTATAGAATCTGCAGTCTCTCTATGGGCAGGGGTCGGCTATGGAAGCTGGGGTCTCCCTGGGCGGGGGCCGGCTATGGAAGCTGGGGTCTCCCTGGGCGGGGGCCGGCTATGGAAGCTGGGGTCTCCCTGGGCGGGGGCTGGCTATGAAAGCTGCGGTCTCCCTGGGTGGGGCGCTGGGCACTTACCCCTGGCTGGGAGGCGCTGCTGCGGTAACGTAGGTCCCGCTGCTCCCGCTCCTGCTGGTTGAGGGTGCTGAGCAGGGTCTGCAGACGCTCGATGTACTGGATGGCACTACGCAGGATCTCCACCTTGGGCAGCCGCTGGTTGGGGTTCAGTAACGTGCTCCGTTTCAGGGCCTCGAAGGCTTCGTTCACCTTTTTTAACCTCCGCTTCTCCCGCAGGGTGGCGGCGCGGCGCCGGTCGATGGAGACCGTTTTCCTCTTGCAGATCTTGCACGCCCAGGGCAGACACTGGCCGGGGCAGTGCTCAGGCAGGGGTGAGCCCTTCTCCTCCAGCCCCGTCCTGCCCTCAGGACACAGCCCGAGGCCTGGCCGCTCCTGGTACGCCCCCTGCTCGTAGCCCTGCAAACGGGAGCTCAAATAGTTTTCGCCATCGTAAAatctctggtctggaaagaagtACGGGTTGGTCTCAAAGAGCTCCATGGGCAAGCGGCTGGCGGGGAGCAGCCTCCTCAGAGTGTCCGGCTGCTCTGTCTCCTAACACCAACTGTTTGGTGGCATTTAAACCCTGGCGCTGGCATTAAATCACAGAGATAAATATAGAAAAACCTAAAGGAAACCTGAGCCTGCCCTAAGCTGCTGCCTCACATCAAAACTTGTCCATCTGATTTCATGTGCTCTCCCTGCGGGGATTAGGCTGCCCGGGGCTGCACTGCAtctggggggggacgggggaacTGGCATGTGTTGGACAGCAGCTCAGCCACCTCGCAAACAACGGCCTTGTTTGAGTCCTtctcatttcttctctttccagcGCTGTTGATGATCAGGCTGCTCCCGGGGCTGGCAGCTCCACGCCGCATTCCTCCATCATCTGCTGCCTTCAGTTATTGCTCccggccagggccagggccaacGCCTCACAGCCCGGCCTGCACTCGGGAGAAAGGCCAGCTCAGTTCCCGGCTCCGACAGGGGCAGGCCCTTGGGGTGTCCCTCACACACCAAGCCCTGCCCGCACTGCCCCACACCACAGGCTTGCGCTacccctcccctcgccccctgctctgcccctcacTGCAGGCCTGCTCCACTTGGAGCCTCACatgctctgccccgcccctcaCTGCCTGCCCCACGCCACCCCTCTGGTCATGCCCCTGCTTCCCATCCCCTcatgccccactctgccccccccacgccctgcccctcataccctgctctgcccctcacTGCAGGCCTGCTCCACCTGGAGCCTCACatgctctgccccgcccctcaCTGCCTGCCCCACGCTGCCCCTCTGGTCATGCCCCTGCTTCCCATCCCCTcatgccccactctgccccccccccacgccctgcccctcacaccctgctctgcccctcacTGCAGGCCTGCTCCACCTGGAGCCTCACatgctctgccccgcccctcaCTGCCTGCCCCACGCCGCCCCTCTGGTCATGCCCCTGCTTCCCATCCCCTcatgccccactctgcccccccccacgccctgcccctcacaccctgctctgcccctcacTGCAGGCCTGCTCCACCTGGAGCCTCACatgctctgccccgcccctcaCTGCCTGCCCCACGCCGCCCCTCTGGTCATGCCCCTGCTTCCCATCCCCTcatgccccactctgccccccccccacgccctgcccctcacaccctgctctgcccctcacTGCAGGCCTGCTCCACCTGGAGCCTCACaagctctgcccctcccttcaCACCCTGCCCCATGCCGCCCCTCTGTCATGCCCCCCCTTCCCGTCCCCTCAtgtccctctctgcccctcccctcacgccctgccccattctcctcctcccctcacaccccactctgcccctctgGATATGCCCCAGCCTGCCCTTCATTTCCAACCTCACTCTGCCCCGCCCCTCACACCGCCCCTtgctcagcccctccccaccatACCTCTCCCATCCTGCTCTACTCACCACgtcccccctgctctgctcctcctctcctcccctcatgCACTCTGCCCATCCCCTCGCCCTCTCACCTATGGGATTGCCCACTCTGACACATTGCTCATTGTGCCCCTATTCCCACCAGTCTCTGCCAGTCACGTGCCCCTCAGCCTGGcccatctctctgtctctttcccctGGTCCCCCACCATTCCACCTGCACTTTCTCTGACTCACTGCTGGGTCTGACACTCCCAGCTATTCGCTCCAACCCACCATCTCACCAGCCTGGCTGGTCTCTTGACTTTGGGCCTTGTCCTGCTGTTCCTCCCATACCCAGAACTCCCAATGCAGCCAGAAGGTGTGGCAGGAATGTATGTGGGGGGTCGAGCCTTTGGTTTGTACCAAACGCTGCACGTGGTCTGATCTCTCCGCATCCCAGCTCCTTCTCGGAGCATCACCTCTCATGGTGCCAGGCTAGCACCCTCTCTGGTGCTCATACTCTTCTCCGTGTCACTGCTACCCATCCACCCTGCTAcatacccatccatccatccgtccctgCCAATCTTCATCCATCCCTCCAACCCCATACACACTTATCCAGCCAGCCCCTATactcccatccctccctcctcacaCTCATCCAGCCAGCCCGCTAcacacccatccatccacccctccctcctcATACTCACCCATCCAtcagtccatccatccatccccacacacgtATCCAGCCAGCCCCCTACacacccatccctccctcctcacagtcatCCATCCACCCATTCCTCCCCCTacacacccacccatccatccctccctcctcacaTTCACCCATCCATCCTTACCAATCCTCATTCATCCCCTTCCAcactcatccatccatccatccccctacacacccatccctccctcctcacattcatccatccatcagtccatccatccatccatccccatgctCATCCATCTATCCACCTCCATAcacatctatccatccatccctgccAATACTCATCCACCCCTCCATACACTTATCCAGCCAGCTCCCTACACAcgcatccctccctccctcctcacactcacccatccatccatcccactaCACACCCAtctgtccctccctctccctaCACACCCGTCCATTTATCCGCATACTCATCCATTTATCCATCTCCATAcacatctatccatccatccctgcccatgctcacccatccatccatccccctacACATCTATCCATCCCCTTCCACACTCGTCCATCCCCATAATTGCCGAGCCCTTCCTCCAGTGGTCCATCCTCCCCATTATATTGCTCCCAGCAGAAACCCTAGGAAACAGGCCAGTCCCCAAGGTGCTGGAGATTAGCCAGTGTCCTATGGtttattattaaacaatttgTGTTGTGGTAGCACCTGAAGTCCACAACCAAGTTGGGCCTCtctgtgctgggcgctgtacaaacatataataaacaATGGACCGTGCCCCAGTCAGTGTCCATGCAGAGCAGCCAGGAGTCCAGCTTTAAGgctagattttccaaagagctcagcaggCTGGGTACAGAGCTCTTTTGGGAATCTGGCCCCACATCAGGGCATGATGCTCAGTGTATCCCCTGGGAAGGATGAAAGGCAAAGCAGACAGTTGTTCGAAGGAGGGTAGAGATTTTGCGCTGGATGTTTACAGCGGTAAACCATCCCCTCCAACCGAGGTGAGCATCTTATTGATActaactcttccccctcctctacCATCTCAAACAACTGGGCAGCCATTAACTAAGGGAGCTTCTCCGCTCCCCTGTGTGTCCCCAGTTTGCAAACTGGGAAACGGAGTCATTGGGAAATGAGTCACTGTGTGCAAACGGCAGTGCCAGGATTTTAACCCGCATCCTAGCTCCTAGCCACCTGCTCTGGCCACAAGGCCACATCCCTCCATCTTTgtctttagtttagtttagtgttGATTATTTTTGCATTAGGAACGTAAGAAACTTCCAACCACCTCCTCCCATTTGGGGAGAGCCTTTCTCCTGCTCCAGGCCAAATACCAGCAGCGGGATTGGTCAGTGGAAAGAATGTCAGCAAAGGGAAGGGCAAAATGTGATAATattttccttccccaaatccccacccgcAGTGGGAGGAACTTGCAGTTTAACATTCACTTCTTAACCCCCCATGCTTaaactctcagtgacttcaggCTGACCTCAAGCATATTTAGAATCTGCTGCTGGTACAGGCAGAAATCAAAGCTGCCAGCAGTTTGTCTCTAAGGACTGGCTCCTTTCTGGTGTCCCCCATTGATCTGCGACCACTGGAAAAGTGGCACCCATTCAACTTCTAAAAGGAGGCAGAGTGTCATGAGCTGGGGGATGGGATTGTGGCCCTTCCCAGTCCAGATACTCCCCATCAGCATGTGAGATTTTCCATTACCAGATAGGCACAAAGGCCACAGAAGGCATCCATAGGCTGTAAGGTCCAACCTTCCGCCCCTCCCCAACTCCATGAGTGTGTTCTTCTGAGCCCTGAAGTGTGCTTAACCACTACCCAACCCCACCCCAAGTGTGTTATCCACTGGGCCGTCCCCTCCATAGGATTGGAGCACCCTATGGGATTTAGGAAAATTTGGTCTGATCCCTTCCAGGCTCACTGCCCCAGCGACTGCAGTCCGTTTGAATCTTATCTGAGTCTGACCCAGACCAAGCCCTCTGCCAGCATGACCCCCAGTGGTGATTGCTGTGGGTGGGAACCATTAAAACTTTGCTCACAGCAGTATGGGGAACTGGCAGAAACACAAAGGCCTTTAGATAAGGTGCTGAAAACTGTGTCTGGGTGATTCGTAATCCAATCCCCCTTGCTCTGAGGGTTAAACCTCCGTCTGCCAAGGAAATGTGGAAGTGTCAGAACATCTGAGATTTCATGGCAAATAATTATACAAACTATAAAACTGTTGGCAGAACAATAGTGACACAAAGCATGGGCATCACACTCCTCATAGCTCTGGTGTCATCTCTGGCCTGGTCGGGTTAAGGATGAGAATTCTTTAAATATAACAGGAATAAAAACAATCCCAGCTGCAGGTTAGGTCCGTTATGAGATAGAATCGGTACAATGGACAGGAATGACTACAAAAAGACAGACgtattctgcaaatacttctgtACTGTGTTTGGAGAGAAGCTGATGGTGTATTCACAGCTTACAGTGATAATGAAATACTCTCTATTCCTACACTAACTAGGGAAGATGCTAAGCAGTATCTActgaagttaaacatttttaacctGCAGGGCCAGATAACTTGCACTCAAATGCAAGAAGAATTATCAagaatttaggctgctaggaaagagactgaaatgcaggacctctatggtggcattctcagaaatgcttccagttccacatgcagggccaggtaggcaggcagagcttcagagtcgcaatgcgtggatgagatgatgaTGTAGAGAGGAGATGTTTAGACtgattaggaactggggaaacttttgggatggggagcCTATACAGTaaggatgggctccatctaaaccaaagtggatccagacggCTGACACTAAACATTAAAAAAGTTGCAGAGCAggttttaaactaagagatggggaaaGCCGATGGCTGCAGAGGTGcacgtggatcggacagagacgtCTCTTAGGGGAGAGTCTATTGacagagattctctaggttttagtcaggaggaggggatggaagaggataaagtatgggccagatcaaacgagaaacattcacataaagaatctgacacattaGAAAAGGGCAAACAAATAaccagtgacaagtttttaaagtgcttgtacacaaatgctagaaatctaaataataagatgggtgaactaaagtgcctcgtgttaaagaaggatattgatataataggcaacacagaaacctggtggagtgaggacaatcaatgggacacaatcattccggggtacaaaatgtgtcagaaggacagaacagtcatgtggtggggggaggggcactatatgtgaaagaaaatgtagaatcaaatgaaataaaaatcttaaatgaatccacatgttccatagaatctctgtggatagtaattccaggctctaataagaatataacctATTGTCCATGAGCCATGCTGTGTGGCCCACCCATCACATCTTGTTATGTCTGCTTTCCACAACAATATCTTTCACACCACTGCGTTCTCTGATCATTTCATTTGGGATGCGATCCAGAAGGGAAATTCCCAACATAGCTCGTTCCATTTCCCTTTCAGCTACTGACAGCCGCTGTTCTTTTCACTTAGTCAGTGTCCATGTTTCACTGCCATACAGCATGGCTGGCAGCACTGTTAAATTGAAGATATTTGTATGTGTGGTCTTGTCAATTTTTCCTTTGAGGACGGCCTTGATGGAATTAAAATGCACACCATCCTGCCCGAATCCTTTGCAAGAGTTCTCCATTCAGGTCTTAGCGCATATTAACTTCTTGGCCCAAATATATGTACTGTTCCACGTCTTTGATTTCTTCTCCTGTTACCATTATTCAGGCTTTTCGTAAGACATCTGATCGCATGTATTTCGTTTTGCAGCTGTTCATTTTCAGGCCGACCTGACTGCTTTTCTTGTCGAGTCTCCGTAGCATGCTCTGCAGTTGGTTGGTGCTTTTGGCAATTAGTACGATGTCGTCCATGAATCTGAGATGGGATAATCGTTCTCCGTTTATGTTTACACCACTCCTCCAATTGATCTTGTTCATAACCATTTCGAGGCAGGCGGTGAATAGTTTCGGTGAAATCGTATCTCCTTGCTTTACACCTTTCTCAATTGGGATGTGGAGGGGAGTTACGAGGGGAGTAATGTCTGTTGTACATCCAGTATTCGCTTCCTTCAACAAACTGATGTACTGCATGTTAATGCCCTGCTCTGCGAGCTCCTTTAATATTGTGTTAAACTCGACGCTATCAAAGGCCTTTTCATAGTCGATGAAAGCAATGcacagtgggagtttgtattcccTCGCTCTTCCTAGGAGCTGGCTAAAGGTAAATATATGGTCGATCGTGTTGAAATTTCTTCAAAACCCTGCCTGCTTTCTCAGTTGTTGTTCATCCAGACTCTGCGAGAGTCAGTTCATTAtcacctttgtaaagagcttgtaGATGTGAGAGAGCAAGCATATAGGGAGGTAGTTCTTAAGATTTTCTCAATCGCCCTTCTTGTGCAGCAAAATGGTATTTGACTCCTTCCAGCTTGATgatatttttccttcttcaagATGTCGACTAAATCTTAAAGCGAGGGCCTTCCAAAGTTTTTCGCCTCCTGCAGAAATAATTTCTGACATTATTCCATCTTTGGAGCTTTTCCCTTCTTCATCTTGTGTAGTGCACTTCGGACTTCACTGACGATTATTGGTGGGACGCGTTCTTCTCACTCTTGGAGCATTGGGAGAGGGACGTTGATTCTTGATTTGAACAGTTCTGTATAGAACTCCTTGCAGACGTCCTCCATCCCTACTCCATTGATTACTGTCTCTCCGTCCTTGTTCTTCAGTTCTGTTATGCTCAGTATATACTGCGTCAGTTCCTGCTTGCATGTCCTGAGGCTCTTGCATGATTCAGCTGTTTTGAGGAGCTTTTCTTTCTGGAAGTTCTCCAAGTCATACTTCAGTTTTCACCGTATAAGCTTGCACAGAATAGAGTACTCGAGGTTGTTATCCGAACTTCTTTTCATGTTTCTCCGCTTCTCCAACAAGCTTTTTGTTTCATTCGAGATTCTTCCCTTCGCTTTCTTCAGCTTTTCAAATTCAGCTGCTTTTATGCAATGTCTCAGCTTGCCAACAAAGATAGTATAGTCCTCATCACACTTTTCCATCTGGCTCCAGTCAAACCCAGAAATTGCTTTCTTCAGCTTTGCGTCATTGAATGTTTTTGGCCGCTGTTTCCTGTTTGCCATCTGTAATGCCTTCTTTTTCACCACTTAGTCAAAAATCAACTTCGCTCTAAGCAGGCGATGGTCACTGCCGGTGTTGAAAGGCTGCACCACAGAGATGTCTTGAATGATGCGCCTTTTATTGACTAAAATATAGTTGATTTCATTCTTGCTCTTCGCGTTTGGCGCGATCCATGTCCACTTTCTTGCGGTCTTCTTTTTGTACCAGGTTTTTGCCACGTACAGTTCTTTTGTTTCGGCCATCCCTACCAGCCTTTCTCCTTTCATTCCTTTCGCCACAGCTGTATCTCCCTATGAACTTTTCACCAGCTTTCCCTTGCCCGACCTTGGCATTGAAATCTCCCATCGTGACAGTGTAAGTGGATTTTTGTGCGAGGGCTCTTTCGAGCTCTTGGTAGAATTCTTTCACTTCTTCGTCCTCACTTGTACTTGTGGGCGCGTAGGCCTGTATGACCTTGAGGGTAGCTTTTGACTCCATCTGAAGATGCAGCACACCAATACGTGATGATATTAGCTGGCATGATATGACTTTCGAAGACCAATCTTTACTGTTGATAAATCCGACTCCTCCAACATTTCTAGAGCCATCTCCCTTTCCGAGCCTCACAGCGCTTCCATCCTTCCAGTTGACTTCCAACTCCTTCTTTGATCGGGTTTCACAGACACCGAGGATATCGCATCTtatccttttcttctcctccatcaGGTGGTTTAACGTTTCCGCCCTCACCAGCAACCTACAATTGTAAGTACCATGCAGCGAAGGTTGGCCTAGCACCTGACATTTTTAGCAACCTCTTGTCGCTCAACTTCCGCTCTGCCACCATAGAACGGTTCGATGATGTGCAGGGAACTAAGACCCATTTACTCGTGTTGTTTTAGCCGTTAACTTCAAGCCATCCCACTGGCTAGGCGAGCAGGCATGCATACCTCCTCAAGCTTAGCTAGCCTTCAATCTCTAAGAAGAAGGATGAGTGCTCTTTCCCCTGAGAGAGCAATCCCCCTCTCTGGACTGGATAGTCCAACACCTTTGTAGCATGGTTAGACCAACCAGGGCATAATATAGTAACATGTAACAtttctgtggtgggaagaacacctcaacagcacaacactgtggcatttaatttcagaaagggaaactatgcaaaaatgaggaggttagttaaacagaaattaaaaggtacagtgactagagtgaaatccctgcaagctgcatggacacttttcaaagacaccatgatagaggctcaacttaaatgtataccccaaattaaaaaacacagtaaaagaactataaaagagccactgtggcttaacaaccatgtacaagaagcagtgagagataaaaaggcatcttttaaaaagtggaagtcaaatcttagtgaggtaaatagaaaggagcataaacactgccaaattaaatgtaaaaatgtaataagaaaaaccaaaaaggagtttgaagaacagctagccaaaaattcaaatggtaataacaaaatatttttaaagtacatcagaagcaggaagcctactaaaCCACCAGTGGGGCCCCTCGACGATCTAGATacaaaggagcacttaaagacgataaagtcattgcagagaaactaaatgaattgtttgcttcagtcttcatggctgaggatgttagggagattcccaaacctgagccgtcttttgtaggtgacaaatctgaggaattttcacagattgaagtgtcactagaatGAAATTAGTaatttccaccaaatgaaattaatgggcagcaggtttaaaacaaataaaaggaagttcttcttcactcagcgcacagtcaacctgtggaactccttgcctgaggagattgtgaagcctaggactataacatggtttaaaagagaactggataaattcatggaggttaagtcctttaatggctat
Coding sequences within:
- the MYOG gene encoding myogenin, whose amino-acid sequence is MELFETNPYFFPDQRFYDGENYLSSRLQGYEQGAYQERPGLGLCPEGRTGLEEKGSPLPEHCPGQCLPWACKICKRKTVSIDRRRAATLREKRRLKKVNEAFEALKRSTLLNPNQRLPKVEILRSAIQYIERLQTLLSTLNQQEREQRDLRYRSSASQPGVASECGSNSASCSPEWSTQLEFSSNPGDHLLNDESSEDHNLHSLSSIVESIAVEDVAVTFQEERVQN